The Acidobacteriaceae bacterium genome includes a region encoding these proteins:
- a CDS encoding glycosyltransferase family 2 protein yields MSSAAPLNSELPLELTIVMPCLNEAETLATCIDKANAALRDNGISGEVVVADNGSTDGSQQIAAEHGARVVPVPVRGYGAALNAGILAARSPYVLMADADDSYNFAHAPRFLAELRNGGELVMGNRFRGGIGPGAMPPLHRYLGNPVLSFIGRWLFHTPIGDFHCGIRAFSVDAYKRLDLRTTGMEFASEMVVKSALLGQRMVEVPTTLQKDGRSRPPHLRTWRDGWRHLRFLLMYSPRWLFLIPGLALMILGLGLMIWLLPAERPLGHVNLGVDTLAYAAAAVLLGFQLVFFGVAAKVFATTEGLLPEDPSFDRWFRYITLETGLIAGVVLVLIGLGIAVSSVVSWAHTGYGPLPPVQMMRHTLPAMLCLMLGTEVCFASFFLSLLGLRRR; encoded by the coding sequence ATGAGCTCTGCCGCTCCACTGAATTCTGAGTTGCCGCTCGAACTCACAATCGTCATGCCGTGCCTCAACGAGGCCGAGACGCTCGCCACCTGCATCGACAAGGCGAACGCCGCGCTGCGCGATAACGGCATCAGCGGCGAGGTCGTGGTTGCGGACAACGGCTCGACGGACGGCTCCCAGCAGATCGCCGCAGAGCACGGCGCGCGTGTGGTGCCCGTTCCGGTCCGCGGCTACGGCGCCGCACTGAACGCAGGCATCCTCGCCGCACGCAGCCCTTATGTCCTGATGGCCGACGCCGACGACAGCTACAACTTTGCGCACGCGCCGCGCTTTCTCGCCGAGCTGCGCAACGGCGGCGAGTTGGTAATGGGCAATCGCTTTCGCGGCGGCATCGGCCCAGGCGCCATGCCGCCGTTGCATAGATACCTCGGAAACCCGGTGCTCAGCTTCATCGGGCGCTGGCTCTTCCATACACCTATAGGCGATTTCCACTGCGGCATTCGCGCGTTTTCGGTCGACGCCTACAAGCGCCTCGACCTCCGCACGACAGGCATGGAGTTCGCCAGCGAAATGGTCGTGAAGTCCGCGCTGCTTGGCCAGCGCATGGTTGAGGTCCCGACGACGCTCCAGAAGGATGGCCGCAGCCGGCCTCCGCACCTGCGCACCTGGCGCGACGGCTGGCGCCATCTGCGCTTCCTGCTGATGTACTCGCCGCGGTGGCTGTTCCTGATTCCGGGGCTCGCGCTCATGATCCTCGGCCTCGGCCTGATGATCTGGCTGCTGCCGGCGGAGCGGCCGCTCGGCCATGTGAACCTCGGTGTCGATACGCTCGCCTATGCTGCGGCAGCCGTGCTGCTCGGATTCCAGCTCGTCTTCTTCGGCGTCGCGGCCAAGGTCTTCGCCACAACCGAAGGGTTGCTGCCTGAAGATCCCAGCTTCGACCGCTGGTTCCGCTACATCACGCTCGAGACCGGCCTCATCGCCGGCGTGGTGCTGGTGCTCATCGGCCTGGGCATCGCGGTCTCGTCGGTCGTCTCCTGGGCACACACCGGTTACGGCCCGCTGCCACCGGTGCAGATGATGCGCCACACGCTGCCCGCCATGCTCTGCCTGATGCTGGGCACCGAGGTCTGCTTCGCCAGCTTCTTCCTCAGTCTGCTCGGCCTGCGGAGACGGTAA